DNA sequence from the Selenomonas timonae genome:
GGTGGGGACGGAGCCGTGCGTGAGAAATATGCCCTCCGCAGTTGCCACGCCGTATTTGATGGCGGTGCCTCCGATGTCGATGCAGATAACCATGGATTTCCCCTCCGTTCTATCCCCTCTATTCCACGCGCACCTTGAAAATCCCCTTTTTCAGCGGTGCCGCCTCGTCCACCTTCACACCGGAGCGGTGGACGTCCTCGGGATAGCAGATGAGGAAGTCACCGGGACGCATGATGGTCGAGGACGTGACTGCGCCGTCTGCGGGCACGTAGTCCTTGTCCTCCTCGTAGGGATGGATCTGCATCCGCTCGATCAGGCTCACGTCGATGATCTCCGTGCCCTCGGAGAGAACGTGGATGTCGATGTAGGCGCGGTGCGCCTCCCAGATCTTCTCACTGCGCTCACCCGTTGTATAGTGCGCAATGTTGACGTAGAGATCGTCTCCCGCGATCTCGTTGCGCCCCGTGGGCAGCGCCGCGAGGTCGTGCTCCCGTGCAAAGGCAAGCGCCTGCTGGATGCGCGGCGGGAGAAATGCATAGGTCTTTTCGTGATGGATGCTGCCGTAGATCATAGAAACCTCCTTGAAGCTTTTTCCCTATTGTATCAGTCCCGCGTGTGCCGCGCAACTGTACGGACGAAGATCAGCCGACCACTTTGTTCGACGACGCATTCCACGCCTCCTCTTTCTCCCCCGCCAAAGACCGTCGTCCCTGCAGGTGCCTCATGCAATCGCGTCGGCGAAACGACGCGCTATAACCTGTGGGCGCGTGATGGCGGAGCCGACGATCGCGCCGAAGACGCCCGTCTGCATCGCCTCCACCAGTTCCTCCGGCGTATTGATGCGCCCCTCGGCAAAGACGGGGATGGGCGCATCCTGCGCGAGGCGGCGCATCAGCTCGAAGTCTGGTCCCGCGATCTGCGGGCTGTACGGAGTATAGCCCGACATCGTGGTCGAGATCGCATCGACGCCGAGCTCCGCCGCCCTCATGCCCTCCTCATAGGTAGAGATGTCGGCGAGAATAAGGCGGTGCGCGGCGTGAATGCGTGCGATGAGATCACGTACGTCGGTTTTCTGTGGGCGGTCGCGTGCCGTCATGTCGAGCGCGATCATCTCACAGCCCGTGCCGATGAGTGCATCAACCTCGCGCATGGTCGGCGTAATAAAGATGGGGGAGTCCGCATAGTTCTGCTTGATAAGACCGATGACGGGCAGCTGCGCGACGGCGCGGATCTCCTCAATGTCCGCAACGCTCTGTGCGCGGATCGCGACCGCGCCGCCCTCCTTTGCCGCGCGTGCCATGCGCCCCATGATGAACGGACTGTGCAGCGGCTCATCGGGCAGTGCCTGACAGGAAATGATGAGTTTTCCCTTCACTTGATCAAAGAAATTCATCCAAAGCCCTCCAATTTATTTTTATTTATAATAATTTATTATATATTATTCTATATTGTTTTTAAAAAGAAAAATACGAAAATATTTTCAGCCATAGGAGATATATTTCCGTATTTTTCACAATCATATTCGTCAGAGGTTCAACTGTTCCTCAACTTCATTTTTAATTACAGTTACCTGCGGTCCATAGATGACCTGGACACCATTCCCGCTCGCGAGCAATCCCCGGCTGCCGGATTCCTTGAGCAGACGCTCGCTGACCTTGCCGGCATCCTTTACCGTCACACGAAGGCGCGTTGCACAGCAGTCAAGTTCCTCAATATTATCCCTGCCGCCGAGTCCCTCGATCACGAGATCGGCACGATAATGATCCGACGCGCTCTCCGCGGCGACGGGTGCTTCCTGCGGCTCCGTCTCATCCTCAC
Encoded proteins:
- a CDS encoding YhcH/YjgK/YiaL family protein, with amino-acid sequence MIYGSIHHEKTYAFLPPRIQQALAFAREHDLAALPTGRNEIAGDDLYVNIAHYTTGERSEKIWEAHRAYIDIHVLSEGTEIIDVSLIERMQIHPYEEDKDYVPADGAVTSSTIMRPGDFLICYPEDVHRSGVKVDEAAPLKKGIFKVRVE
- a CDS encoding N-acetylmannosamine-6-phosphate 2-epimerase; its protein translation is MNFFDQVKGKLIISCQALPDEPLHSPFIMGRMARAAKEGGAVAIRAQSVADIEEIRAVAQLPVIGLIKQNYADSPIFITPTMREVDALIGTGCEMIALDMTARDRPQKTDVRDLIARIHAAHRLILADISTYEEGMRAAELGVDAISTTMSGYTPYSPQIAGPDFELMRRLAQDAPIPVFAEGRINTPEELVEAMQTGVFGAIVGSAITRPQVIARRFADAIA